One Oceanicoccus sagamiensis genomic region harbors:
- a CDS encoding UDP-2,3-diacylglucosamine diphosphatase, with protein MTTLFISDLHLDPSRPAVTRAFLDLLAGEARSADALYILGDFFEVWIGDDDDAQLNQTVITALKALTSSGTPVFVMHGNRDFLIGELFCQQTGCQLIHDPSTIELYGQPVLLLHGDTLCTDDIKYMEFRQQCRSEAWQSALLSHTVEQRRQLARQMRADSQAASSNKADDIMDVNQAEVLRMFAQHNVSLMIHGHTHRPAIHQHENNTLRVVLGDWHDSGWIIRYPSNGQFKLEEFPIQ; from the coding sequence ATGACGACGCTGTTTATTTCAGATCTGCATCTGGACCCTTCGCGCCCGGCAGTAACCCGGGCGTTTTTGGATTTACTCGCCGGTGAAGCACGTAGCGCCGATGCCCTCTATATCCTTGGTGATTTTTTCGAGGTATGGATTGGGGATGATGATGATGCCCAACTAAACCAGACAGTGATTACAGCCCTGAAGGCTCTGACCAGCAGTGGTACACCGGTATTTGTAATGCATGGCAATCGTGACTTCCTGATCGGAGAGCTATTTTGCCAACAAACTGGCTGCCAACTCATTCACGACCCCAGCACCATTGAACTCTACGGCCAGCCGGTATTATTACTGCACGGTGATACACTCTGCACGGATGATATAAAGTATATGGAGTTTCGTCAGCAGTGCCGCAGCGAGGCCTGGCAAAGTGCCCTGCTCTCTCATACGGTAGAACAACGTCGGCAACTGGCCAGGCAAATGCGCGCCGATAGTCAAGCGGCCAGCAGTAACAAAGCCGATGATATTATGGATGTTAATCAGGCTGAAGTGCTACGTATGTTCGCGCAGCATAACGTGAGCCTGATGATTCATGGGCATACCCATCGCCCGGCCATTCATCAGCATGAGAATAATACCCTACGTGTCGTTTTGGGTGACTGGCATGACAGCGGCTGGATTATTCGTTACCCCAGCAACGGTCAATTTAAGTTAGAGGAATTCCCAATACAGTAA
- a CDS encoding glutamine--tRNA ligase/YqeY domain fusion protein: MSKSEENGAETSKPENFIETIIKQDLAEGRVSKVVTRFPPEPNGYLHIGHAKSICLNFGLAETFGGECNLRFDDTNPAKEDQEYVDAIKEDVRWLGFQWAGDVRYASSYFDQFYEWALHLIKEGNAYVCDLTAEQASEYRGWATSPGKDSPYRSRTPEENLAQFEKMRAGEFDEGHCVLRAKIDMASSNMNLRDPILYRIRKASHHQTGDKWCIYPAYDFAHGQEDAIEGVSHSVCTLEFADHRPLYEWFLEHLPVPATPRQYEFGRLNINYTVTSKRKLKQLVDDKVVAGWNDPRMPTISGMRRRGYSATAVRNFCQSLAVAKTDGVVDMAQLEFFIREDLNEHAPRAMCVLNPVKLLISNFEQHIDSDVQTLAAPVHPSKEEMGSRSLPFTKELYIDRADFTEDTTLSRKKFKRLVAGEYVRLRSAYVIKADDVIKDADGNIETIVASLVPNTVGDNPPDGIKPRGVIHWVSATHGKQASVRLYERLFVHEAPDRGEEDFMQHINPNSLKVLDNCWVEPGLADAAPEAAFQFEREGYFVADRYDHQPAKPVFNMTIGLRASK, from the coding sequence ATGAGCAAGTCTGAAGAAAACGGCGCTGAAACCAGTAAGCCTGAGAATTTTATTGAAACCATTATTAAGCAGGATCTGGCGGAAGGCCGGGTTAGCAAGGTAGTGACTCGTTTCCCTCCTGAGCCTAATGGCTACCTGCATATCGGCCATGCCAAATCGATCTGCTTAAATTTTGGTCTGGCCGAAACCTTTGGCGGTGAATGCAACCTGCGTTTTGATGATACCAATCCAGCCAAGGAAGATCAGGAGTATGTCGATGCGATTAAAGAAGATGTCCGTTGGCTGGGCTTCCAGTGGGCAGGTGATGTCCGTTATGCCTCCAGTTACTTTGACCAATTTTATGAGTGGGCCTTGCATCTGATTAAAGAGGGTAATGCCTATGTCTGTGATTTAACCGCAGAGCAAGCCAGTGAATACCGGGGCTGGGCAACCTCACCGGGTAAAGACAGCCCTTACCGGAGTCGCACACCGGAAGAGAATCTGGCGCAATTTGAAAAGATGCGGGCCGGTGAATTTGATGAAGGGCATTGTGTGCTGCGGGCCAAAATTGATATGGCCTCCTCCAATATGAACTTGCGGGACCCTATCCTTTACCGGATCCGCAAAGCCAGCCATCACCAGACCGGTGATAAATGGTGTATCTATCCAGCTTATGATTTTGCCCACGGTCAGGAAGATGCCATTGAAGGGGTTAGTCATTCTGTCTGTACGCTGGAATTTGCTGACCACAGGCCACTGTATGAATGGTTTCTGGAGCATTTACCTGTGCCCGCAACGCCGCGCCAGTATGAATTTGGCCGCTTAAATATTAACTATACTGTGACCAGCAAGCGCAAGCTTAAGCAATTAGTGGATGACAAGGTAGTTGCAGGCTGGAACGACCCCAGAATGCCGACCATTTCAGGGATGCGCCGTCGCGGCTATAGTGCCACTGCGGTGCGCAACTTCTGCCAGAGCCTGGCGGTCGCCAAAACCGATGGTGTGGTGGATATGGCCCAGTTGGAGTTTTTTATTCGCGAAGACTTAAATGAGCATGCCCCCAGAGCTATGTGTGTGCTCAATCCCGTTAAATTATTGATCAGTAATTTTGAACAGCATATAGACAGTGATGTGCAAACCTTGGCGGCACCGGTTCATCCCAGTAAAGAGGAGATGGGCAGCAGGTCTTTGCCGTTTACTAAAGAGCTTTATATCGACCGCGCTGATTTTACTGAAGATACCACCCTCAGCCGCAAGAAGTTTAAACGCCTGGTGGCCGGTGAATATGTTCGTCTGCGCAGTGCCTATGTGATTAAAGCCGATGATGTCATTAAAGATGCTGACGGTAATATAGAGACTATTGTCGCGTCTCTGGTTCCCAATACTGTGGGTGACAACCCTCCAGACGGGATTAAGCCTAGAGGTGTTATTCACTGGGTATCAGCCACACATGGCAAGCAAGCCAGCGTACGTTTATATGAGCGGTTATTTGTGCATGAGGCGCCTGATCGCGGTGAAGAAGACTTTATGCAGCATATTAACCCCAACTCATTAAAGGTGTTAGATAACTGCTGGGTTGAGCCTGGCTTGGCGGATGCGGCACCTGAGGCAGCTTTTCAGTTTGAGCGTGAAGGGTATTTTGTGGCTGACCGCTATGATCACCAGCCCGCTAAGCCTGTCTTTAATATGACCATAGGTCTGCGCGCCAGCAAGTAG
- a CDS encoding c-type cytochrome, translating to MKIKTLTSVLLCAALASTAATAANNKSVIKHRQAVMAAIGGHFGAAFSTMRGMEQFDENQIFHADAVARLAKISAKTYPAGSGEGKTKAKAEIWDKPEDFQKAMDEFVVKADEFAAAAKTKDLKVYGAAAKALGGSCKGCHDDFKAK from the coding sequence ATGAAAATAAAAACACTGACCTCTGTTTTACTCTGTGCCGCACTCGCCAGCACCGCGGCAACCGCAGCCAATAATAAATCCGTTATTAAACACCGCCAGGCCGTGATGGCAGCCATCGGCGGTCATTTTGGTGCTGCATTTTCTACTATGCGCGGTATGGAGCAGTTTGATGAAAACCAAATTTTTCACGCCGACGCTGTGGCCCGCCTGGCCAAAATTTCTGCCAAGACTTACCCTGCCGGTAGCGGCGAAGGAAAAACCAAAGCCAAAGCTGAAATCTGGGATAAGCCAGAAGACTTCCAAAAAGCGATGGATGAGTTTGTTGTAAAAGCTGACGAGTTTGCCGCCGCAGCAAAAACTAAAGATTTAAAAGTTTATGGTGCCGCAGCCAAGGCTCTTGGTGGCTCTTGCAAGGGCTGCCATGATGATTTTAAGGCGAAATAG
- a CDS encoding tRNA-(ms[2]io[6]A)-hydroxylase, which yields MAAIDLGAIHSFLACETPDRWVENALQHQDIMLIDHANCEKKAASTALNMIYRYVDKFDLLNKMSRLAREEMRHFEQVIAIMKKRGVDYIQLSSARYAGGMREGLRTHEPEKLIDSLIIGAFIEARSCERFAKLAPHLDDELKNFYLSLLKSESRHFLDYLGLAEKYAESPIDDRIAYYAQLEQKLVESPDQEFRFHSGPMAA from the coding sequence ATGGCTGCAATAGACCTTGGCGCTATCCATAGCTTTCTTGCCTGTGAAACACCGGATCGCTGGGTAGAAAACGCCTTACAGCATCAGGACATTATGCTGATCGATCATGCTAACTGTGAAAAAAAAGCGGCCAGCACTGCGTTGAATATGATTTACCGCTATGTCGATAAATTTGATTTATTAAATAAAATGTCGCGCCTGGCCAGAGAAGAAATGCGACATTTTGAGCAGGTTATCGCTATTATGAAAAAGCGTGGCGTTGACTATATTCAGCTCAGTTCTGCCCGTTATGCCGGGGGGATGCGTGAAGGTTTGCGAACCCATGAACCCGAAAAACTGATTGATAGTTTGATTATTGGCGCCTTTATTGAAGCGCGCTCCTGTGAGCGCTTTGCTAAACTGGCGCCGCATTTGGATGATGAGCTAAAAAACTTTTACCTGTCATTACTCAAATCTGAATCCCGTCATTTTTTAGATTATCTCGGGCTGGCAGAAAAATATGCCGAGTCACCGATCGATGACCGTATTGCCTACTATGCACAATTAGAGCAAAAGCTGGTTGAGAGTCCTGACCAGGAGTTTCGCTTTCACAGTGGGCCAATGGCCGCCTGA
- a CDS encoding peptidylprolyl isomerase, producing the protein MVIFKTNYGDITIELDFDNAPKTAENFAQYVKDGFYDGTIFHRVIDNFMVQGGGFEPGMGQKETRDPIANEADNGLKNDVGTLAMARTMDPDSASAQFFINVKDNDFLNHTAKNSQGWGYAVFAKVVDGMDVVNKIKALPTTSKGGHQDVPVDDIIIESAALTED; encoded by the coding sequence ATGGTTATATTTAAAACAAACTACGGCGATATCACGATTGAGTTGGATTTTGATAACGCCCCTAAAACCGCAGAGAACTTTGCCCAGTACGTCAAAGACGGTTTCTATGACGGTACTATTTTCCACCGGGTTATTGATAATTTTATGGTTCAGGGCGGCGGTTTTGAGCCAGGCATGGGCCAGAAAGAAACTCGCGACCCCATTGCCAACGAAGCCGATAACGGCCTTAAGAATGATGTTGGTACTCTGGCTATGGCACGTACCATGGACCCGGATTCAGCCAGCGCGCAGTTCTTTATTAATGTAAAAGACAATGACTTCCTTAACCACACCGCCAAAAACAGCCAGGGCTGGGGTTATGCGGTCTTTGCCAAGGTGGTTGACGGTATGGATGTGGTCAATAAGATCAAGGCGCTACCTACCACCAGCAAAGGCGGCCACCAGGATGTACCTGTTGACGACATTATTATTGAATCAGCGGCATTAACCGAAGACTAG
- a CDS encoding aminomethyltransferase family protein — MDLTVKLKNADDIDHIATGVQPTPFHSRTSKLNMNQQWVEWCGYATAVSYMDAHIEYFATRNTCAVFDMSPMRKYRFKGPDAEAMLDRMVTRDVSKQALNTVAYNVWCTDAGRVVDDGTLFRLADDEFIVCCADPCYDWFQLAAVGFDAIEITDISEDLASLALQGPTSCALLKQMGFSGIENCKPFEIVKFPYLSGEMMISRTGFTGDLGYELWIDPKDAEALWDELFDKGYNYGIQPLGDESLDMARLEAGFISPDVEFHGALHTVEPGHDHSPFELGLGWIVNFKKAHFTGRAALLAEKESGNYRRLVKLDIEGNKPAESSILYSGKNCKQEIGYVTSAMWSPVVKANIAYGLIDAKYIDSEIWAEIYHQKELRWYRKVAKCTKVKKPFWAPERAKATPPPDC; from the coding sequence ATGGACCTGACCGTCAAGTTAAAAAACGCCGACGATATCGATCATATTGCTACCGGTGTACAACCTACGCCGTTTCATTCGCGCACGTCAAAGCTGAATATGAATCAACAATGGGTTGAGTGGTGTGGCTATGCCACTGCCGTCTCTTATATGGATGCCCATATAGAATATTTCGCTACCCGAAATACCTGTGCTGTATTTGATATGTCACCGATGCGCAAATATCGTTTTAAAGGGCCCGATGCCGAAGCGATGTTAGACCGTATGGTAACGCGCGATGTCAGCAAACAGGCTTTAAATACGGTTGCCTATAATGTCTGGTGTACCGATGCGGGCCGCGTGGTCGACGATGGCACCCTATTCCGTTTAGCGGATGATGAATTTATTGTCTGCTGTGCCGACCCTTGTTATGACTGGTTTCAATTAGCGGCGGTGGGTTTTGATGCCATTGAGATTACTGATATCAGTGAAGACCTTGCCTCACTGGCACTGCAAGGGCCCACCTCCTGCGCGCTGCTAAAACAGATGGGCTTTAGCGGTATTGAAAACTGCAAACCCTTTGAGATTGTAAAATTCCCCTACCTGTCCGGAGAAATGATGATTTCACGGACCGGCTTTACCGGTGACCTTGGTTATGAGTTGTGGATTGACCCCAAGGATGCTGAAGCATTGTGGGATGAGTTATTTGATAAAGGTTATAACTATGGCATACAACCCTTAGGGGATGAGTCACTGGATATGGCCAGACTGGAAGCGGGCTTTATCAGCCCTGATGTGGAATTTCACGGCGCGCTACATACGGTTGAACCCGGCCATGACCACTCCCCCTTTGAGCTGGGTTTGGGCTGGATAGTAAACTTTAAAAAAGCACACTTTACTGGCCGGGCTGCCTTGCTGGCAGAAAAAGAATCCGGCAATTATCGCCGTCTGGTTAAATTAGATATCGAAGGTAATAAGCCCGCTGAAAGCAGTATTCTTTATAGTGGCAAAAACTGTAAACAGGAAATTGGTTACGTCACTTCCGCTATGTGGTCACCGGTGGTTAAGGCGAATATTGCCTACGGCCTGATTGATGCAAAATATATCGACAGTGAGATTTGGGCTGAAATCTACCACCAAAAAGAATTGCGCTGGTACCGTAAAGTCGCCAAATGTACCAAGGTGAAGAAACCGTTTTGGGCACCAGAGCGAGCCAAAGCCACACCACCACCGGACTGTTAG
- a CDS encoding cytochrome b/b6 domain-containing protein — MSQQKTLVWNLHTRLFHWLLLVVFTVSMATGLLGDIDLMEWHLISGYGVLALLCFRVLTGLFALDHAHFLRLPLSPRAVINYLRGQSNHSGHSPLGSWAVVIMLLTLLAQTLSGLLTTDEIFTEGPWVAWADERWISVASVIHANNYRLLLLLVALHLSAIGFYWLVRKNNLVKPMISGYISQQDGAQAAKPISLLRLCFLTAIAALSAWLLVTISP, encoded by the coding sequence ATGAGTCAGCAAAAAACCCTTGTTTGGAATCTTCATACCCGGCTCTTTCACTGGTTGCTGTTAGTGGTTTTTACCGTCTCGATGGCGACCGGTTTGTTGGGAGATATCGATTTAATGGAGTGGCACCTGATTAGTGGCTATGGTGTGTTGGCGTTATTATGCTTTAGAGTGTTGACGGGGTTGTTTGCCCTCGATCATGCGCATTTTTTGAGGCTGCCCTTATCGCCTCGTGCCGTTATCAATTATCTGCGTGGACAGTCTAATCACTCTGGTCATAGTCCACTGGGTTCCTGGGCAGTCGTCATTATGTTGCTGACTCTGCTGGCACAAACATTGTCTGGTTTGTTAACAACGGATGAGATTTTTACTGAAGGGCCCTGGGTGGCCTGGGCTGATGAGCGTTGGATTAGTGTCGCCAGTGTGATTCATGCTAACAACTATAGGTTGCTGTTGTTGCTGGTGGCTTTGCATCTTTCCGCTATTGGTTTTTACTGGCTGGTGCGCAAAAATAATTTAGTGAAACCAATGATTAGCGGTTATATATCGCAGCAAGATGGAGCACAGGCGGCCAAGCCAATATCGCTGTTACGCCTGTGCTTTCTGACTGCTATTGCAGCGTTGTCCGCGTGGTTGCTAGTGACTATTTCGCCTTAA